The Flavobacterium praedii genome window below encodes:
- a CDS encoding sigma-54-dependent transcriptional regulator has protein sequence MSKILIIEDEDSIRRVLIKILREENESYEVDEAEDGVIGLEKIKENDYDLVLCDIKMPRMDGVELLEAVKKFDTEIPIVMISGHGDMETAINTMRMGAFDYISKPPDLNRLLNTVRNALDRKKLVVENKILKKKVNKKYQIIGESDAINLVKVMIDKVAKTDARVLITGPNGTGKELVAHQLHEKSDRSGAPMIEVNCAAIPSELIESELFGHVKGAFTSAVKDRAGKFEIANKGTIFLDEIGDMSLSAQAKVLRALQENVITRVGADSDIKIDVRVIAATNKNLKIEIAEGRFREDLYHRLAVILINVPSLNDRRTDIPALIEHFASKIAEEHGNTVKNFSKKAIVLLQEYDWTGNIRELRNVIERLIILGGNEISENDVRVFASK, from the coding sequence ATGAGTAAAATTCTAATTATCGAGGATGAAGATTCAATAAGAAGAGTATTGATTAAAATACTTAGAGAAGAAAATGAATCGTATGAAGTTGATGAAGCTGAGGATGGCGTTATAGGACTTGAAAAAATCAAAGAAAACGACTATGATTTAGTGTTATGCGATATAAAAATGCCAAGAATGGATGGTGTTGAATTACTTGAAGCTGTAAAAAAGTTTGATACCGAAATTCCTATTGTAATGATTTCGGGACATGGAGATATGGAGACCGCTATCAACACAATGAGAATGGGTGCATTCGATTATATTTCGAAACCACCTGATTTGAATAGATTATTAAACACGGTTCGGAATGCATTAGACAGAAAAAAATTAGTAGTTGAGAATAAAATTTTAAAGAAAAAAGTCAATAAAAAATATCAAATAATTGGCGAAAGCGATGCTATCAATCTAGTAAAAGTGATGATTGATAAAGTAGCAAAAACGGATGCAAGAGTTTTAATTACTGGGCCTAATGGTACGGGTAAAGAATTAGTTGCTCATCAATTACATGAAAAAAGTGATCGATCTGGTGCTCCTATGATCGAAGTGAATTGTGCTGCTATTCCAAGTGAGTTAATTGAGAGTGAACTTTTTGGACATGTCAAAGGTGCTTTTACATCAGCTGTTAAAGATCGTGCTGGGAAATTCGAAATAGCGAATAAAGGGACTATTTTTTTAGATGAAATTGGCGATATGAGTTTGTCTGCACAGGCCAAAGTATTGAGAGCGTTACAAGAAAATGTAATTACCAGAGTTGGTGCTGATTCCGATATTAAAATAGATGTTCGTGTTATTGCAGCAACCAACAAAAATTTAAAAATAGAAATAGCCGAAGGTCGTTTCCGTGAAGATTTATATCATAGATTAGCGGTTATTTTGATTAATGTGCCATCGTTGAATGATAGACGAACTGATATTCCTGCATTGATTGAACACTTTGCTAGCAAAATTGCTGAGGAACACGGGAATACGGTGAAAAATTTTTCTAAAAAAGCTATCGTTTTATTACAAGAATATGATTGGACTGGAAATATTCGAGAATTAAGAAATGTGATTGAACGATTGATAATACTTGGTGGAAATGAAATTTCTGAAAATGATGTACGAGTCTTTGCCAGTAAATAA
- a CDS encoding ABC transporter permease codes for MSIISLIIKREFIAKVRNKSFIVMTFLSPLLFVGIAGFVAYLSSMKAETKRIAIHDESGLFVNEFLTQNNKGSEYKYLDLSKIDLQFLKDSIVKENFEALLYVPKAATNKSLENKIELISNDSPSIIFIEKTQGIIADKLTKDNLELAHLDTLAIKNAKAEVVLHLSKASGEESIRGLNEIKIAIGGAFGYLIMMFIIIYGNMVMRSVIEEKTNRIVEIIISSVKPFQLMMGKIIGTSLAGLLQFLIWTVIGLSLMFAASAFFGVNIGPTSRVSPEMMQVAQQEFSGTAQMYIKELWNLPIASILFGFVVYFIGGYFLYSSFYAAIGAAVDNQTDSQQFLLPIIMPLMLSVYIGFFTVINDPHGTIAVVFSMIPLTSPIVMLMRIPFGVPWWQIAISVSLLFASFFGVVWFAAKIYRVGILMYGKKPSWKELYKWLKY; via the coding sequence ATGAGTATTATTTCATTAATCATAAAAAGAGAATTTATTGCCAAAGTTCGAAACAAGTCATTTATTGTCATGACTTTCTTAAGTCCGTTGCTATTTGTTGGTATTGCGGGTTTTGTTGCTTATTTAAGTTCGATGAAAGCCGAAACGAAACGTATTGCCATTCATGATGAGTCTGGTTTGTTTGTCAATGAATTTTTGACTCAGAATAATAAAGGTAGTGAATACAAATACTTGGACTTGTCTAAAATTGATCTTCAGTTTCTAAAAGATAGTATTGTTAAAGAAAATTTTGAAGCTTTACTATATGTCCCAAAAGCGGCAACCAATAAAAGTTTAGAAAATAAAATTGAATTGATATCTAATGATAGTCCCAGTATTATTTTTATCGAAAAAACACAAGGGATTATTGCCGATAAGTTAACGAAAGATAATCTAGAATTGGCACACTTAGATACTTTGGCTATAAAAAATGCTAAAGCTGAAGTAGTTTTACATCTTTCTAAAGCTTCTGGAGAAGAAAGTATCAGGGGACTTAACGAAATAAAAATTGCAATAGGAGGAGCTTTTGGTTACCTGATCATGATGTTTATTATTATTTATGGTAATATGGTCATGCGTTCTGTAATAGAAGAAAAAACAAATCGTATCGTTGAGATTATCATATCCTCTGTAAAACCATTTCAATTAATGATGGGCAAAATTATTGGCACGTCTTTGGCTGGTTTATTGCAATTTTTGATTTGGACTGTTATTGGTTTGTCTTTAATGTTTGCAGCCTCTGCCTTTTTTGGTGTAAATATTGGACCTACTTCCAGAGTGTCTCCAGAGATGATGCAAGTTGCTCAACAAGAATTTTCGGGGACTGCTCAAATGTATATCAAAGAATTATGGAATTTACCTATAGCCAGTATTTTATTTGGTTTTGTGGTTTATTTTATAGGAGGATATTTCCTTTATAGTTCTTTTTATGCAGCTATTGGTGCAGCAGTAGACAATCAAACAGATTCGCAACAATTTCTTTTGCCAATTATAATGCCTTTGATGTTGAGTGTTTATATTGGATTTTTTACTGTAATTAACGATCCTCATGGAACAATTGCAGTTGTATTCTCAATGATTCCACTTACTTCTCCTATTGTAATGCTTATGCGTATTCCTTTTGGAGTGCCGTGGTGGCAAATTGCAATTTCCGTATCTTTGTTGTTTGCCAGCTTTTTTGGTGTAGTTTGGTTTGCTGCTAAAATTTACAGAGTTGGAATTTTGATGTACGGAAAAAAACCTAGTTGGAAAGAGTTATATAAGTGGCTCAAATATTAG
- a CDS encoding ABC transporter ATP-binding protein has protein sequence MSNILEVNKVVKQYGDYVALNEVSLTVPKGSIYGLLGPNGAGKTSLIRIINQITMPDKGEIILDGEKLQPKHIQYIGYLPEERGLYSTMKVGEQCLYLAQMKGLSKAEAKKQLEYWFDRLGIQGWWNKRIQELSKGMAQKIQFVVCVLHKPKLLIFDEPFSGFDPVNANVIKDEILALKEEGATIIFSTHRMESVEELCDHIALIHKSNKLIEGKLIDVKRQFKTNSFEVGILSDNVEGLMFDLTQKFKVGQANFKSLNDEIKLEIQLGNATPNELLNILSQRGQVMHFVEKIPSVNDIFIQTVTKENA, from the coding sequence ATGAGTAACATACTTGAAGTAAATAAAGTCGTAAAGCAATATGGAGACTATGTAGCGCTTAACGAAGTGTCATTGACCGTTCCAAAAGGGAGTATTTATGGGCTTCTTGGTCCAAATGGAGCAGGAAAAACTTCACTAATTCGAATCATCAATCAGATTACAATGCCAGATAAAGGCGAAATCATTTTAGATGGTGAGAAACTTCAACCTAAACACATACAATATATTGGCTACCTTCCAGAAGAAAGAGGCTTATATAGTACAATGAAAGTGGGTGAACAATGTTTGTATTTGGCACAAATGAAAGGTTTGTCTAAAGCTGAAGCCAAAAAACAACTCGAATATTGGTTTGATCGTTTAGGAATTCAAGGTTGGTGGAATAAGAGAATCCAAGAATTGTCTAAAGGAATGGCGCAAAAAATTCAATTTGTGGTTTGTGTGTTGCATAAACCTAAATTATTGATTTTTGATGAACCCTTTTCTGGTTTTGATCCTGTTAATGCTAATGTTATTAAAGATGAAATTTTGGCATTAAAAGAGGAGGGAGCAACTATTATTTTTTCCACGCATAGAATGGAAAGTGTTGAAGAATTATGTGATCATATTGCATTAATTCACAAATCGAATAAGTTAATAGAAGGAAAGCTGATTGATGTTAAAAGACAATTTAAAACTAACAGTTTTGAAGTTGGTATTTTATCGGATAATGTAGAAGGTTTGATGTTTGATCTTACTCAAAAATTTAAGGTAGGACAGGCTAATTTTAAATCCTTAAATGACGAAATAAAACTAGAAATCCAATTAGGAAACGCCACGCCAAATGAATTGCTGAATATTTTGTCGCAACGTGGTCAGGTGATGCATTTTGTAGAGAAAATTCCAAGCGTGAATGATATTTTTATTCAAACAGTAACAAAAGAAAATGCTTAG
- the dnaJ gene encoding molecular chaperone DnaJ: MKKDFYEILGISKSADAAEIKKAYRKNALKYHPDKNPGDKEAEEKFKLAAEAYEILSDPAKKAKYDQYGHQAFDGSGGFGGGHGGMNMDDIFSQFGDIFGGGFGGFGGGGGGGPRRVKGSNLRIKVKLTLEEIANGVEKKVKVKRKVQAQGVSYKTCSTCNGQGQVMRVTNTILGRMQSASTCPTCGGSGQILDRKPNNADSQGMVVEDETVSIKIPAGVVDGMQLKVSGKGNDAPGNSVPGDLIVVIEEIEHENLKREGENLHYDLYISFAEAVLGISKDIDAVNGKVRIKLEEGIQSGKILRLKGKGIPSINGYGSGDLLVHVNVWTPKTLNKEQKQFFEKALTDDNFTPNPEKSDKSFFEKVKDMFS; encoded by the coding sequence ATGAAAAAAGATTTTTACGAAATATTAGGCATTTCAAAAAGTGCAGATGCTGCCGAAATTAAAAAGGCATACCGAAAAAATGCATTAAAATATCATCCTGACAAGAATCCTGGCGACAAAGAGGCAGAAGAAAAATTCAAGTTGGCTGCTGAAGCATATGAAATATTAAGTGATCCTGCCAAAAAAGCAAAGTATGATCAATACGGTCATCAAGCATTTGATGGTTCTGGAGGATTTGGTGGCGGTCATGGCGGAATGAATATGGACGATATCTTTAGTCAATTTGGAGATATTTTTGGTGGTGGTTTCGGAGGCTTTGGCGGAGGCGGAGGCGGAGGTCCTCGTCGCGTGAAAGGAAGTAATTTACGTATCAAAGTAAAATTGACTTTGGAAGAAATTGCCAATGGTGTTGAGAAAAAAGTAAAAGTAAAACGCAAAGTTCAAGCTCAAGGAGTTTCTTATAAAACTTGTTCGACTTGTAATGGTCAAGGTCAAGTAATGCGTGTTACCAATACGATTTTGGGTAGAATGCAATCTGCCTCAACTTGTCCTACTTGTGGAGGTTCTGGTCAAATTTTGGACAGAAAACCAAACAATGCAGACTCTCAAGGAATGGTGGTAGAGGACGAAACTGTTTCTATAAAAATTCCTGCAGGTGTGGTTGATGGTATGCAATTGAAAGTTTCCGGTAAAGGAAATGACGCTCCAGGAAACAGTGTTCCAGGTGATTTAATAGTTGTTATCGAGGAGATCGAACACGAAAACTTGAAACGCGAAGGCGAAAATCTTCATTATGATCTTTACATCAGTTTTGCAGAAGCCGTTCTTGGAATTTCAAAAGATATTGATGCCGTAAATGGAAAAGTCAGAATCAAACTGGAAGAAGGTATTCAATCGGGTAAAATTCTACGATTAAAAGGGAAAGGGATTCCAAGTATCAATGGTTATGGTAGTGGAGATTTATTAGTTCATGTAAATGTATGGACTCCAAAAACCTTAAACAAAGAACAAAAACAGTTTTTTGAAAAAGCCTTAACGGATGATAATTTTACTCCGAACCCTGAAAAATCAGACAAATCATTTTTTGAAAAAGTAAAAGATATGTTTTCTTAA
- a CDS encoding nucleotide exchange factor GrpE — MFKNFFKNKSNMTTENTEFDQEIDDVTLENNANGEQIIIEELSVEEQLTQDLAKEKDKFLRLFAEFENYKRRTTKERIELFKTANQEVLLAMLPVLDDFDRAIVEINKSDDELLTKGVELIHEKLKSTLVGKGLEVVDVKAGDAFDADFAEAITQIPAASDALKGKIVDVLEKGYKLGDKIIRFPKVVIGN, encoded by the coding sequence ATGTTTAAGAATTTTTTTAAAAATAAAAGCAATATGACTACAGAAAATACAGAATTCGATCAAGAAATAGATGATGTGACATTAGAAAATAATGCAAATGGCGAGCAAATTATTATTGAAGAATTAAGTGTTGAAGAGCAGTTAACACAAGATTTAGCAAAAGAAAAAGATAAGTTTTTGAGATTATTTGCAGAATTTGAAAACTACAAAAGACGTACTACAAAAGAAAGAATTGAATTGTTTAAAACAGCCAATCAAGAAGTGTTATTAGCGATGCTTCCTGTGCTAGACGATTTTGACAGAGCTATTGTAGAAATTAATAAGTCAGACGATGAGTTGTTAACCAAAGGAGTAGAGTTAATTCATGAAAAACTCAAAAGTACTTTGGTAGGTAAAGGTTTAGAAGTAGTTGATGTTAAGGCTGGTGATGCATTTGACGCTGATTTTGCTGAAGCTATCACTCAAATTCCTGCGGCGTCTGATGCCTTAAAAGGTAAAATTGTGGATGTTCTTGAAAAAGGATATAAACTTGGGGATAAAATTATTCGTTTTCCAAAAGTGGTAATTGGCAACTAA
- a CDS encoding DUF4442 domain-containing protein: MELTVSKLNRFVLFKLPSAFICGVRAKHIDNNKCVVSVKHRWINQNPFNSMYFAVQAMAAELSTGAMVIDKIQKSGKKISMLVANNKSNFSKKATGRITFICQDGHLIEEAIQKTIANGEGQTFWMKSIGTNEEGIQVSEMDFEWSVRLK; this comes from the coding sequence ATGGAATTAACGGTATCAAAATTGAATCGATTTGTGCTTTTCAAATTGCCTTCGGCTTTTATATGTGGAGTTCGCGCGAAACACATTGACAATAATAAATGTGTCGTTTCTGTAAAACACCGTTGGATCAATCAGAATCCTTTTAATTCTATGTATTTTGCTGTTCAAGCAATGGCGGCAGAGTTGTCAACAGGAGCAATGGTGATTGATAAAATCCAGAAAAGTGGCAAGAAAATATCCATGTTGGTGGCTAATAATAAATCTAATTTTTCTAAAAAAGCAACGGGTAGAATTACGTTTATCTGCCAAGACGGGCATTTGATAGAAGAAGCAATTCAAAAAACAATTGCCAATGGCGAAGGCCAAACGTTTTGGATGAAATCAATCGGAACTAATGAAGAAGGAATCCAAGTTTCTGAAATGGATTTTGAATGGAGTGTGCGATTAAAATAA
- a CDS encoding DUF4870 domain-containing protein, translating into METSTERNTAALTHLSTFSQYLIPFGNYIFPIIIWTSKKDQSQFIDHNGKQALNFQLSLLIYSLILAMIAIPIFLYTVLKNVSFNDLVNNNDIIFENFDYGNSIGILTVGVLALFGFACIKIAEFFLVIYAAVKASNGEEYNYPLTIPFIK; encoded by the coding sequence ATGGAAACTTCAACCGAAAGAAACACAGCAGCACTTACACACTTAAGTACTTTTAGCCAATATTTAATTCCGTTTGGAAACTATATTTTTCCAATCATTATTTGGACTTCAAAAAAAGACCAATCACAATTTATCGATCACAATGGCAAGCAAGCATTAAATTTTCAATTAAGTCTATTAATTTATTCGTTGATTTTGGCAATGATTGCTATTCCAATCTTTTTATATACTGTTTTAAAAAATGTGTCTTTCAATGATTTAGTAAACAACAATGACATTATTTTTGAAAATTTTGATTATGGCAATAGCATCGGAATTTTGACAGTTGGAGTTTTGGCGCTTTTTGGATTTGCCTGCATAAAAATAGCCGAATTCTTTTTGGTGATTTATGCTGCTGTCAAAGCATCAAATGGAGAAGAATACAATTATCCATTGACCATTCCTTTTATAAAGTAA
- a CDS encoding PadR family transcriptional regulator: MNIENTKAQMRKGVLEFCILSVLKEKDAYTSEILDTLKNAKLLVVEGTIYPLLTRLKNDGLLNYRWEESTSGPPRKYYGLTEIGQTFLKELDGTWTELSDAVNLITNQKL; this comes from the coding sequence ATGAACATTGAAAACACAAAAGCCCAGATGCGTAAAGGTGTTCTTGAGTTTTGTATCTTATCGGTTTTAAAAGAAAAAGATGCTTATACCTCAGAAATATTAGATACTTTAAAAAACGCAAAACTATTGGTCGTAGAGGGAACCATTTACCCGCTTTTGACACGACTAAAAAACGACGGATTACTCAATTATCGTTGGGAAGAATCCACATCGGGACCACCTAGAAAATACTACGGACTAACCGAAATAGGACAAACATTTTTAAAAGAACTAGATGGCACTTGGACAGAATTGTCGGATGCTGTAAACTTAATAACCAACCAAAAACTATAG
- a CDS encoding PspC domain-containing protein, whose amino-acid sequence MNKTVNINLGGMFFHIDEDAYQKLTRYFDAIKRSLSKSSGQEEIIKDIEMRVSELLTEKQKTEKHVVTLREVDEVIAVMGQPEDYIIEEEAGTNSSFNNYATPSGTKKLYRDKENGMVGGVLAGLGHYFGIDKVWLRIFLLILIFAWGTGVLAYIILWIVMPEAVTTSEKLEMTGEPVTISNIEKKVREEFENVSEKIKNADYDKFGNQVKTGAEKLGNSFSDFIMTVFKIFAKFLGVILIMSGLAVLVMLLVGVFTLGTSVSMNFPWQSFIEAGNFTDYPVWVFGLIMFFAVGIPFFFMTLLGFKLLAPNMKSVGNIVKYTLLALWLIAVSLAISIGIKQATAFAVNGRSVQKETINLKPADTLLIKFKHNDYFAKDVDDRDEFLITQDSLKNDIIYSNDVSIKIEKSDEKYAYIKIEKEAKGKSLSEAKNRASAIKYGYKIVGNQLILDNYLITDLKNKFRDQEVEITLYLPEGVLFKTDSSVENYDRSDDEFFNLHYSSDDYVYKVGNIKAKCLNCPADENEYNDVDTNDNETNVTINEDGVTVESDSTVKTNKKFKELKINKDGIIIKTE is encoded by the coding sequence ATGAACAAAACTGTAAATATAAATCTAGGTGGAATGTTCTTCCATATTGACGAAGATGCATACCAAAAATTAACTCGATATTTTGACGCTATAAAACGTTCGCTGTCAAAATCATCTGGACAAGAAGAGATTATCAAGGATATTGAAATGAGAGTTTCAGAATTGTTGACTGAGAAACAAAAAACAGAAAAACACGTAGTTACACTTAGAGAAGTTGACGAAGTGATCGCTGTGATGGGGCAACCAGAAGATTATATCATAGAAGAAGAAGCGGGAACAAATTCTAGTTTTAACAATTATGCTACTCCAAGCGGAACCAAAAAATTATACCGTGACAAAGAAAACGGAATGGTTGGTGGTGTATTGGCTGGATTAGGACATTATTTTGGAATTGATAAAGTTTGGTTACGCATATTCCTTTTAATACTAATTTTTGCATGGGGAACTGGAGTATTAGCCTATATCATCCTGTGGATTGTAATGCCAGAAGCGGTTACTACATCAGAAAAATTGGAGATGACTGGTGAACCAGTTACAATTTCGAACATCGAAAAAAAAGTTCGTGAAGAATTTGAAAACGTTTCAGAAAAGATAAAAAATGCAGATTACGACAAATTTGGAAATCAAGTAAAAACAGGTGCCGAGAAATTGGGAAATAGCTTTAGTGATTTTATCATGACCGTTTTTAAAATTTTTGCTAAATTTTTGGGAGTGATTTTAATAATGTCGGGGTTAGCTGTACTTGTAATGTTACTTGTAGGAGTATTTACATTGGGAACTAGTGTTTCTATGAATTTTCCTTGGCAAAGTTTTATAGAAGCGGGGAACTTTACGGATTATCCTGTTTGGGTTTTTGGACTAATAATGTTCTTTGCTGTAGGAATTCCGTTCTTTTTCATGACATTATTAGGTTTCAAATTGTTGGCTCCCAATATGAAATCCGTTGGAAATATTGTTAAATACACCCTATTAGCACTTTGGTTAATTGCAGTTTCATTGGCAATATCTATTGGAATCAAACAAGCAACTGCATTTGCGGTAAATGGAAGATCGGTACAAAAAGAAACCATTAATTTAAAACCAGCTGATACGCTTTTGATCAAATTCAAGCACAATGATTATTTTGCGAAAGATGTAGATGATAGAGATGAATTTTTAATTACTCAAGATTCCTTGAAAAATGACATCATTTATTCGAATGATGTAAGCATTAAAATCGAGAAGTCGGATGAAAAATATGCTTATATAAAAATTGAGAAAGAAGCTAAAGGAAAATCATTGTCTGAAGCTAAAAACAGAGCCAGCGCCATTAAGTATGGTTATAAAATCGTAGGCAATCAATTGATCTTAGACAATTATTTGATTACCGATTTGAAAAACAAATTTAGAGATCAGGAAGTAGAAATTACATTGTATTTACCTGAAGGAGTACTTTTTAAAACCGACTCAAGCGTTGAAAATTACGATCGATCTGATGATGAGTTTTTTAACTTACATTATAGCTCAGATGATTATGTTTATAAAGTTGGAAACATAAAAGCAAAATGTTTGAATTGTCCAGCCGATGAAAATGAATACAATGATGTTGACACTAATGACAATGAAACTAATGTCACTATTAATGAAGATGGTGTAACGGTTGAAAGTGATTCGACTGTAAAAACTAATAAAAAATTCAAAGAATTGAAAATCAACAAAGATGGTATAATTATTAAAACAGAATAG
- a CDS encoding head GIN domain-containing protein: MIKVITLITQFLIVTLVALFFGSCTNLNSITGSGNITKEKRTVEGNFKSVEVNNAIDLVIEQSDKTEIIVEADDNLHNEIITKVENGVLIITCKYSNFINIKSKKVIVKMPVIEGLEATSAATINSNNTLKGDNLSISSSSASSINVSAEYEAIQIEASSGSSQTINGKAIRLESHASSGGTIDASKLLANEVVADVSSGGSIQTHPIISLKAEASSGGSINYEGTPKSIQKEEHSGGSIHQD; the protein is encoded by the coding sequence ATGATAAAAGTCATCACATTAATCACTCAGTTTCTAATTGTAACGTTAGTGGCTTTATTTTTCGGATCTTGTACTAATTTGAATTCTATTACAGGAAGTGGAAACATAACCAAGGAAAAAAGAACTGTTGAAGGTAATTTTAAAAGCGTTGAAGTAAACAATGCTATAGATCTTGTTATTGAACAATCGGATAAAACAGAGATAATTGTTGAAGCAGATGATAATTTACATAACGAAATTATCACAAAAGTAGAGAATGGTGTTTTGATCATTACGTGTAAATACAGTAACTTTATTAATATTAAATCAAAAAAAGTAATTGTAAAAATGCCCGTAATAGAAGGCCTAGAAGCCACATCTGCAGCGACAATAAACAGCAATAACACTTTGAAAGGTGACAATTTAAGCATTTCTTCTTCAAGCGCTTCCTCTATTAATGTAAGTGCCGAATATGAGGCGATTCAAATTGAAGCTAGTAGTGGAAGTTCTCAAACTATCAATGGAAAAGCAATCCGTTTAGAAAGTCATGCATCAAGTGGAGGGACTATAGATGCCAGTAAACTACTTGCTAATGAAGTGGTAGCTGACGTATCGAGTGGTGGTTCAATTCAAACGCACCCAATAATCAGTTTGAAAGCAGAGGCTTCTAGTGGAGGAAGCATTAACTATGAAGGTACTCCAAAATCGATTCAAAAAGAAGAACATTCTGGAGGAAGTATTCATCAAGATTAA
- a CDS encoding GIN domain-containing protein — MKFQHLLVFLLLATNITFGQNKERIKGSKIVVEKPKEIGEFTALEIEDNLTVFLEKGSKNEIKIEADDNLHENISFDLKEKTLRIYTPKESSSFKKLIVRIKYTNDLKSVVAKNIAIVNAIEAIQLENITFTSLDFAKLYLNVNSKNFGLIADDKSKIELNLKSEKAKVQLSKNAQIKALISTVDLAFDMYQKATSIIEGDAVNAIIRLDNNSIFNGFNFTIKNADATTESNSICNIMTDTTLVVDANDNSKINLLGTPKIEIRKFLGEAQLIKKLK; from the coding sequence ATGAAATTTCAACACTTACTTGTATTTTTACTACTGGCAACAAATATTACTTTTGGTCAAAACAAGGAACGCATAAAAGGCTCTAAAATAGTTGTCGAAAAACCGAAAGAAATTGGTGAATTTACAGCACTTGAAATTGAAGATAACTTGACTGTATTCTTGGAAAAAGGTTCTAAAAATGAAATAAAAATAGAAGCTGACGATAATTTGCATGAAAATATTTCTTTTGATTTAAAAGAAAAAACACTTCGAATTTATACTCCTAAAGAATCCAGTAGTTTCAAAAAATTGATAGTACGCATAAAATATACAAATGATTTAAAGTCTGTTGTTGCTAAAAACATTGCTATTGTAAATGCTATTGAAGCCATACAACTGGAAAACATTACCTTTACTTCATTGGATTTTGCTAAACTATATCTGAATGTCAATTCAAAAAATTTCGGATTAATTGCAGATGACAAATCAAAAATTGAATTGAATTTAAAATCCGAAAAAGCAAAAGTTCAACTAAGCAAAAACGCTCAAATAAAAGCATTAATTTCTACTGTAGATTTAGCGTTTGATATGTATCAAAAAGCAACTTCAATTATAGAAGGAGATGCAGTAAATGCCATTATAAGACTAGACAACAACAGCATATTCAATGGTTTTAATTTTACAATAAAAAATGCAGATGCCACTACCGAAAGCAATTCCATTTGCAATATTATGACAGACACTACACTAGTTGTAGATGCAAATGATAATTCTAAAATTAACTTATTGGGAACCCCAAAAATCGAAATACGCAAATTTCTAGGCGAAGCGCAATTGATCAAAAAACTAAAATAA
- the trxB gene encoding thioredoxin-disulfide reductase, with protein MSDTIEKIKCLIIGSGPAGYTAAIYAARANMNPVLYQGMQPGGQLTTTNEVENFPGYVDGVTGPEMMVQLQSQAQRFGADIRDGWATRVDFSGDIHKVWINDKIELHCETVIISTGASAKYLGLDSEQHYLKMGGGVSACAVCDGFFYRNQEVVIVGAGDSACEEAHYLSKLCKKVTMLVRSEKFRASKIMEERVRKTENITILMNHDTVDVLGDEQVVTGVKAKNKTTGEVFDIPATGFFVAIGHQPNTEIFKEYITLDETGYIVNTPGTSKTNVSGVFVAGDAADHVYRQAITAAGTGCMAALDAERYLASKD; from the coding sequence ATGTCAGATACAATTGAAAAAATAAAATGTCTTATTATAGGTTCTGGCCCAGCTGGTTATACTGCGGCTATATATGCAGCTAGAGCAAATATGAATCCTGTATTATATCAAGGAATGCAACCTGGTGGTCAATTGACAACTACAAATGAAGTTGAAAACTTTCCAGGATATGTTGACGGTGTTACAGGTCCAGAAATGATGGTGCAATTGCAAAGTCAAGCGCAACGCTTTGGAGCAGATATCCGTGATGGATGGGCTACTAGGGTTGATTTTTCTGGTGATATTCACAAAGTTTGGATCAATGATAAAATCGAATTGCATTGCGAAACGGTTATTATTTCTACAGGAGCTTCAGCAAAATATTTAGGATTAGATTCTGAACAGCATTATCTAAAAATGGGTGGTGGAGTTTCGGCTTGTGCAGTTTGTGACGGATTCTTTTATAGAAATCAAGAAGTAGTTATAGTTGGAGCTGGTGATTCTGCTTGCGAAGAAGCACATTATTTGTCTAAACTCTGCAAAAAAGTTACCATGTTGGTAAGGAGCGAAAAATTTAGAGCTTCAAAAATCATGGAAGAACGTGTTCGTAAAACCGAAAACATTACCATCTTGATGAACCACGATACAGTTGATGTTTTAGGAGATGAACAAGTAGTGACCGGTGTAAAAGCCAAAAACAAAACAACAGGTGAAGTGTTTGATATTCCGGCTACTGGTTTCTTTGTAGCAATTGGTCATCAGCCTAATACTGAAATTTTCAAAGAATATATAACGTTAGACGAAACGGGCTATATTGTGAATACTCCAGGAACTTCCAAAACAAATGTAAGTGGAGTTTTTGTAGCGGGTGACGCTGCGGATCATGTGTATCGTCAAGCGATTACTGCTGCAGGTACTGGCTGTATGGCTGCACTAGATGCGGAGAGATATTTAGCTTCTAAAGATTAA